The following are from one region of the Paenibacillus sp. JZ16 genome:
- a CDS encoding LLM class flavin-dependent oxidoreductase, with translation MRLSVLDQAPVTSGNTAEGALNKAEELAVLADELGYSRMWMAEHHGGNTFASSAPEVTAARLAAKTDRIRIGTGGVMMMHYSPLKLAEVFKTLSAFTPGRIDFGVGRAPGGDTSAMYALSEGRQLMLHNMYDKLAVTMQLLRDEIPEDELYAKNAAAPTGVALPEVWLLGSSGNSALKAAQMGVGYSFAQFFNGAMSSEILDHYRDNYQPSIFMEKPEINVSYMVTTAETKEEAEYEALPQDIFRLMMSKGRITQVLTPEEAQNVSLTEIDRMAIQEGRKIHLVGAVKDIAARLQEEQAHYGFQEAMICSIPHSQEKRLEVYRLLARELL, from the coding sequence ATGAGATTAAGCGTATTAGATCAGGCACCCGTAACAAGCGGCAACACAGCGGAAGGCGCCTTGAATAAAGCGGAAGAACTGGCTGTCTTAGCAGATGAATTGGGATACAGCCGAATGTGGATGGCCGAGCATCATGGCGGGAATACCTTTGCCAGCTCCGCACCCGAAGTGACGGCAGCCCGGCTTGCAGCCAAAACCGACCGGATTCGCATCGGCACCGGGGGTGTCATGATGATGCATTATTCGCCCCTTAAACTTGCGGAAGTGTTTAAGACGTTGAGTGCTTTTACCCCGGGAAGGATTGATTTTGGTGTAGGACGAGCGCCAGGCGGTGATACGAGTGCCATGTACGCTTTGTCTGAAGGACGGCAGCTGATGCTTCATAACATGTATGATAAGCTGGCCGTTACCATGCAGCTCCTTCGTGACGAGATCCCGGAAGATGAACTCTACGCCAAGAACGCCGCTGCTCCAACCGGAGTTGCCCTGCCTGAAGTGTGGCTGCTGGGCTCCAGCGGCAATAGCGCGTTAAAAGCGGCTCAGATGGGAGTCGGCTACTCCTTCGCGCAATTCTTTAACGGAGCGATGAGCAGCGAAATATTGGATCATTACCGCGATAACTACCAGCCGTCCATATTCATGGAAAAGCCTGAGATTAATGTATCTTATATGGTGACGACGGCAGAAACGAAGGAAGAGGCCGAGTATGAAGCGCTGCCGCAGGACATTTTCCGGTTGATGATGAGCAAGGGCCGAATTACGCAGGTGCTGACGCCCGAAGAGGCTCAGAATGTGTCCTTAACGGAAATCGACCGGATGGCTATCCAGGAAGGCCGCAAGATCCATCTTGTGGGAGCGGTAAAGGATATCGCGGCACGCTTACAGGAAGAGCAAGCGCACTACGGATTCCAGGAAGCCATGATATGCAGCATTCCGCATTCGCAGGAGAAACGGCTGGAGGTTTACCGACTGCTCGCACGCGAATTGCTGTAA
- a CDS encoding DUF4184 family protein — protein MPFTFAHPVITMPWWKKKSLPVSALIIGCMAPDFEYFIRFRASGLWSHEGPGILLFNLPMILLLYVIFETVVRPVLFVYLPSWFPYRWDRAGKVPATFKGWLTVMILGLVGVGTHLLWDQFTHKGAWIVNQIPFLTHWIHIDSVQIPVYKLCQHGSSLIGLVLIVWWIHRHLYVAPAQREHSNSVLPFWCVFIVIYILVMLMAMLTVVDGEGMTFVLQLVVPAISSFMLALLVTCLAFWRAARVKLQS, from the coding sequence ATGCCGTTTACGTTCGCTCATCCTGTCATAACGATGCCTTGGTGGAAGAAGAAATCGCTGCCGGTATCAGCCCTAATAATCGGCTGCATGGCACCGGATTTTGAATATTTCATCCGATTTCGGGCGTCTGGCTTATGGAGCCACGAGGGTCCTGGCATCTTGCTGTTCAACCTTCCCATGATCTTGCTCCTGTACGTTATTTTCGAGACGGTGGTACGACCCGTTCTATTCGTATATTTACCTTCATGGTTTCCATACCGATGGGATCGGGCAGGGAAGGTGCCGGCCACTTTTAAAGGTTGGCTTACCGTAATGATCTTGGGATTAGTGGGCGTTGGCACACATCTATTATGGGATCAGTTTACGCATAAAGGTGCCTGGATCGTGAATCAGATTCCTTTTCTTACCCATTGGATACATATCGATTCCGTACAAATTCCGGTATATAAATTATGTCAGCACGGCAGCAGTCTGATCGGGCTGGTCCTGATCGTATGGTGGATCCATCGCCATTTGTATGTAGCACCAGCGCAAAGAGAACATTCAAATTCGGTTCTACCATTTTGGTGCGTATTTATAGTGATCTATATTCTGGTTATGCTCATGGCCATGCTGACGGTTGTTGATGGTGAAGGGATGACGTTTGTATTACAGCTTGTCGTTCCGGCTATCAGCAGCTTCATGCTGGCCCTGCTTGTAACATGTCTTGCCTTTTGGCGGGCTGCAAGGGTCAAGTTGCAAAGCTAG
- a CDS encoding protein phosphatase 2C domain-containing protein produces MVTVEQFTHRGIHFLNEDALVINERASLYGVLDGVSSIVPYLSDKKETGGYIAAQTVKKYFESLDRVVQLTDHVAEANQKLRELMLQANINMKNKEGLWGTALALVRIQEDRMEFIQTGDCMILAVYQDGEVRPLTWRQVAHLESPAIAKWEEGVIKGLTNQKDLHGTVIDIIRANRFQSNTNGGYGVLNGEAQAAHFLEYGKINKSRLKHVILLTDGLFWPERDVPSDRSYWSYMAQCILEKGLEQYAHELLEVEEADPECLSYARFKKSDDKTGMVIHFNNS; encoded by the coding sequence ATGGTAACCGTTGAGCAATTCACGCATAGGGGAATCCATTTCTTAAACGAAGATGCACTTGTCATAAACGAACGAGCCTCATTGTATGGCGTGTTAGATGGAGTTTCATCCATCGTTCCATACCTCAGCGACAAGAAGGAAACCGGAGGTTACATCGCTGCCCAAACCGTGAAGAAGTACTTCGAATCACTGGACCGGGTTGTACAGCTTACGGATCATGTTGCGGAAGCGAACCAAAAGCTAAGAGAACTTATGCTGCAAGCCAATATTAACATGAAGAATAAAGAGGGCCTCTGGGGCACTGCCCTTGCTCTTGTTCGAATTCAAGAGGACCGTATGGAATTTATTCAGACAGGCGACTGCATGATTCTTGCCGTCTACCAAGATGGGGAGGTTCGCCCGTTAACCTGGAGACAAGTCGCTCATTTGGAATCTCCGGCCATCGCAAAATGGGAGGAGGGCGTGATTAAGGGATTAACCAATCAAAAAGACCTCCACGGGACGGTTATTGATATCATCAGGGCGAATCGCTTTCAGAGTAATACGAATGGAGGCTATGGCGTATTGAACGGAGAAGCCCAAGCTGCCCATTTTCTCGAATACGGAAAGATCAACAAGTCACGCTTAAAACACGTGATCTTGTTAACGGATGGTTTATTCTGGCCTGAACGCGATGTCCCGAGTGATCGATCCTATTGGAGTTATATGGCGCAGTGTATACTCGAAAAGGGGCTTGAGCAGTATGCACATGAATTACTTGAGGTCGAAGAGGCTGACCCTGAGTGCTTAAGTTATGCAAGATTCAAAAAATCCGATGATAAAACAGGCATGGTGATTCACTTTAACAACTCCTAA
- a CDS encoding epoxide hydrolase family protein yields the protein MANNHQDTMYQDSEIFIRPFHIDIPQQDIDDLRARIAHTRWPSQLPGGDWSRGIPVSYLKELVEYWQNEYDWREYEQKLNAFPQFITDIEGQQIHFLHVRSPEPHALPLIMTHSWPNSIVEFMNIIGPLTNPRAYGGDPSMAFHIVAPSLPGFAFSTFPEPADETPWSIKRVASVWAELMHRLGYEAYGAHGNDAGALVSPELAILDAEHMIGVHITGGLGIPMGDPSELEGCSEEEMAEITHLAELFEGGSGYAPYLSNRPQTLSYGLLDSPVAGLAYLVERFKEFDGWPKNTEEIPLEPIHKDLLLTNASVYWLTQTFASSAWTYYEGAAGMPTNQMRVPTGVSHGGGSVFRRIAEVKNNIIHWSNRESGSHMVAMADPESLIEDIRAFFSKLTR from the coding sequence ATGGCTAACAATCATCAAGATACCATGTACCAAGATTCCGAAATCTTCATCCGCCCCTTTCACATCGACATTCCTCAACAAGACATTGACGATCTGCGAGCACGTATAGCTCATACCCGGTGGCCTTCCCAGTTACCTGGCGGTGATTGGAGTCGGGGAATTCCTGTTTCGTATCTTAAAGAGCTGGTGGAATATTGGCAGAATGAATATGACTGGCGTGAGTATGAGCAAAAACTTAATGCATTTCCGCAATTTATAACGGATATTGAGGGTCAGCAGATCCACTTTCTTCATGTACGATCTCCCGAGCCACATGCCTTACCGTTGATCATGACCCATAGTTGGCCGAATTCCATCGTTGAATTCATGAACATCATTGGACCACTAACCAATCCACGAGCCTATGGTGGAGATCCAAGCATGGCTTTTCATATCGTGGCACCTTCGCTTCCAGGATTCGCCTTTTCCACTTTTCCGGAGCCGGCAGATGAGACACCGTGGAGCATCAAGCGCGTAGCCAGTGTGTGGGCTGAGCTGATGCACAGACTCGGTTATGAAGCTTATGGAGCACATGGCAACGATGCAGGCGCATTAGTTTCCCCCGAGCTGGCTATCCTTGATGCTGAGCATATGATTGGTGTTCATATTACAGGAGGGCTGGGTATCCCCATGGGAGATCCGAGTGAACTGGAAGGGTGCAGCGAGGAGGAAATGGCCGAAATTACTCATCTAGCCGAGCTGTTTGAAGGTGGGAGCGGTTATGCACCGTATCTGTCCAACCGACCGCAAACACTCAGTTATGGGCTGCTTGACTCGCCGGTGGCTGGACTTGCTTACCTTGTTGAGCGGTTTAAAGAATTTGACGGATGGCCTAAAAACACGGAAGAGATTCCTCTAGAACCGATCCATAAAGATCTGCTGCTCACTAACGCAAGCGTTTATTGGTTAACGCAGACATTTGCTTCCTCGGCCTGGACCTATTATGAAGGAGCAGCTGGGATGCCAACCAATCAGATGAGAGTCCCGACAGGGGTTTCCCATGGGGGAGGTTCTGTATTCCGGCGTATTGCAGAAGTCAAAAACAACATTATCCACTGGTCGAATCGCGAAAGTGGCAGTCATATGGTTGCCATGGCTGACCCGGAATCACTTATTGAGGATATAAGAGCATTTTTTAGCAAGCTTACCCGATAG
- a CDS encoding Ger(x)C family spore germination protein produces the protein MTPLKKGNLNEMTTCVRIIKLMWLIVLLHLLTGCWDIKEIQDINYITAIGIDQEDGNFVVYTQLMDFTSVAKIDSGKSDKPSQIWTSKTKGKSLDLAINNIYDSAQERTIWSHISCIIISENVLKSNVLSKLDTIGRYQEVRMTPWVFGTKDSIEQLMNIPAFFNLSPLNTLAHEPVEEYKQRSYIEPIRYFDFMALMTEPGWTVLLPNLTIDTKTWSRNQKEDPKLEINGVFAISKGVSNGLFTNDKLTGLRWLEADTKRSHIPITNQNGELAGVAVLSNPKISVKINIVNGMPKYRVSVKLSGNVVEALDDMNKTDFELQAAKGVREEILTTFKNGAASKTDLFSLEHVLFRRNTRLWKKVNQSSAQAIDPSALETVHVEIHLDHAGMKLLPHHNSPITPTTKDEADS, from the coding sequence ATGACTCCTCTGAAGAAAGGGAACCTGAATGAAATGACAACCTGCGTCAGAATCATAAAATTAATGTGGTTAATCGTATTACTCCATTTGTTAACCGGCTGCTGGGACATTAAAGAGATTCAAGACATCAATTACATTACTGCCATCGGAATCGATCAAGAAGACGGAAACTTTGTCGTTTACACCCAGCTGATGGATTTCACTTCCGTAGCCAAAATTGATTCAGGAAAATCTGATAAGCCCTCACAAATATGGACGTCCAAAACAAAAGGGAAAAGCTTGGACTTGGCGATCAATAACATTTATGACTCTGCGCAGGAACGTACGATCTGGAGTCATATTTCCTGTATTATCATTAGTGAAAATGTGTTGAAATCGAATGTCCTATCGAAACTGGATACCATCGGTCGCTACCAGGAGGTTCGCATGACGCCTTGGGTATTCGGCACAAAGGATTCGATCGAGCAATTGATGAATATCCCGGCATTTTTCAACCTCTCCCCTTTAAATACATTAGCCCATGAACCTGTTGAGGAATATAAACAGAGATCCTATATTGAACCGATCCGATATTTCGACTTCATGGCACTGATGACAGAACCAGGCTGGACGGTTTTGCTTCCAAATCTGACGATCGATACAAAGACATGGAGCCGTAACCAAAAAGAAGATCCGAAGTTAGAGATTAACGGAGTATTTGCTATATCCAAAGGGGTATCCAACGGCTTATTCACCAATGACAAGCTTACCGGTTTGCGCTGGCTGGAAGCCGATACTAAGCGTTCCCACATCCCGATTACCAATCAGAACGGTGAATTAGCAGGAGTCGCGGTATTATCCAACCCTAAAATCAGCGTGAAAATAAACATTGTCAACGGCATGCCCAAATACCGCGTTAGCGTCAAGTTAAGTGGAAACGTAGTGGAAGCACTCGATGATATGAACAAAACGGATTTTGAATTACAGGCAGCTAAGGGGGTACGCGAGGAAATTTTGACTACGTTTAAAAATGGAGCTGCTTCAAAAACGGACCTATTCAGCTTGGAGCACGTGTTGTTCAGGAGGAACACCCGGCTTTGGAAAAAAGTCAATCAGTCATCTGCTCAAGCGATCGATCCAAGCGCACTGGAGACAGTTCACGTCGAAATCCATCTGGATCACGCCGGCATGAAGCTGCTCCCTCATCATAATAGTCCGATTACACCTACGACTAAAGACGAAGCAGACTCCTGA
- a CDS encoding spore germination protein, whose translation MTHHRPRNRMFRRQSKQAQFAVDRRKPALDTLDENTLRSMFASSADVVIQSFPAKKVSAFPALLIYCEGMVDPTLMTQYVLPDLEEKLEHFNEWEALARELDKSMEWSEINQHADVVKLLFEGHMILFFTTEKCCYSINIAARPNRQPDESNTEVAIKGARDAFTEDITTNVALVRKRLRTATLHNEQMIIGDRSQTRVSLLYISDIIRPEVVNEAKERLKGIHVDALITSGQLEEALSDSTLSLFPLMDYIGRPDFVVECLLRGRFVILVDGSPMALIAPCNLMALLKTPEDSYFPYYFVIFERLLRLLGLFLAIMLPGFWIALTSYNIDQLPFLLLATVTVSRFGLPLSSPMEILLMLGMFELFREAGIRLPKAVGQTIAVLGGLIIGDAAIRAGLTSPTMLVVSATTAVATFTLVNQTLSGTVSIIRLYVLIWSALLGMLGFFIGILTLVAYLSVLESFGLPYLAPLSPLTFKDLMSSLLKKPWAFNKKRPQMLQTIDDSSEEREPE comes from the coding sequence CAAGCCTGCTCTCGATACATTGGATGAGAACACCCTGCGTTCCATGTTTGCCTCTTCCGCAGACGTTGTCATCCAATCCTTTCCGGCAAAGAAGGTTAGTGCGTTTCCTGCATTGCTCATCTACTGCGAAGGTATGGTTGATCCCACGCTGATGACCCAATATGTGCTGCCGGATCTGGAAGAAAAGCTGGAACACTTCAATGAGTGGGAAGCACTGGCCAGAGAATTGGATAAATCGATGGAATGGAGTGAAATTAACCAGCATGCCGACGTTGTAAAGCTTTTGTTCGAAGGGCACATGATCCTGTTTTTTACAACAGAAAAATGCTGTTATTCCATCAATATTGCCGCACGCCCAAATAGACAGCCTGATGAATCCAATACCGAGGTGGCCATCAAAGGGGCGAGAGACGCTTTTACGGAGGATATCACCACGAACGTGGCACTCGTCCGAAAAAGGCTGCGCACGGCCACACTCCATAATGAACAAATGATCATCGGAGATCGCAGCCAGACCCGGGTTTCACTTCTATATATTTCCGATATCATACGCCCTGAAGTCGTCAACGAGGCTAAAGAGCGATTAAAAGGCATCCATGTCGATGCACTCATTACCAGCGGCCAACTGGAGGAGGCTCTTTCCGATTCCACCCTCTCCCTGTTTCCGCTGATGGACTATATAGGCAGACCGGACTTTGTAGTGGAGTGTTTGCTTCGAGGACGTTTCGTTATTCTTGTGGATGGTTCGCCAATGGCGTTAATTGCACCATGCAATTTGATGGCATTATTAAAAACGCCTGAAGATTCCTACTTCCCTTACTACTTTGTAATCTTTGAACGGCTTCTCAGGCTGCTGGGTCTCTTTCTCGCCATTATGCTACCGGGATTTTGGATTGCCCTCACAAGCTATAACATCGATCAGCTCCCCTTTCTACTTCTTGCGACCGTCACTGTTTCCAGATTTGGGCTTCCGCTTTCCTCTCCCATGGAGATTTTATTGATGCTGGGTATGTTCGAGCTTTTCAGAGAGGCTGGCATCAGGCTGCCCAAAGCAGTCGGTCAAACCATTGCGGTTTTAGGCGGTCTCATCATCGGTGATGCTGCCATCCGTGCTGGTCTTACGTCACCAACCATGCTGGTTGTCTCTGCAACAACCGCGGTCGCGACTTTTACTTTAGTGAATCAGACGCTTAGCGGGACGGTCAGCATTATTCGACTCTATGTGCTCATCTGGTCTGCCTTGCTGGGTATGCTCGGATTCTTCATTGGCATATTAACGCTTGTCGCATACCTGTCTGTTCTCGAATCCTTCGGACTTCCGTACTTAGCTCCCCTATCGCCATTAACGTTCAAAGATCTGATGAGTTCCCTCTTAAAAAAACCATGGGCTTTCAACAAAAAACGACCGCAAATGCTTCAAACGATAGATGACTCCTCTGAAGAAAGGGAACCTGAATGA